In a single window of the Thunnus thynnus chromosome 9, fThuThy2.1, whole genome shotgun sequence genome:
- the LOC137189488 gene encoding signal-transducing adaptor protein 1-like isoform X1 — MSVHPRVVHKRRATITALPLYFSGPLLKKNNKEKDFKNYYGEIRGSTLFLYKDDTQDTYTEKLDLEQLKSMTLDSPYRKKTATIFTLKLHTEKVQLKMDNPDTGEVWRGYILTVAKKEIPSKLQLLPGQMLLLEDVLAEEKKRNPPTRPALPPRPSFLRPASSPSSPSSRAPPPPPKDNPDHSGSEMPPCFFNVTRREAEEMLEANPEYGSIILRPSTMVNNYALTLRHLTPSGPVMKNFRLTSTNTGFVIGLETAVTVTSLNDVLQYFLEKTEYRLQPYAVSDIYDIHIGASPAPKPVSVNSPSAKTLPKAQVAPMMRAQTKEELLPPPTTPEEGEYVVPEDQSPDYKNLKQVELASEEELLPPPTTPEEGEYAVPDDKSPNYNNLKQVELANEEELLPPPTTPEEGEYAVPDDQSPNYNNLKQVTLESELREVLQIRRASLYAMSSKDKSNMNKNETTGISHCAVRSN, encoded by the exons ATGTCTGTGCACCCCAGAGTTGTCCACAAGAGGAGAGCCACCATCACGGCTCTGCCTCTCTACTTCTCTGGACCCCTGttgaagaaaaataacaaagagAAG GATTTCAAGAACTACTATGGAGAGATCCGCGGATCCACACTGTTTCTGTACAAAGATGACACACAAGATACA TACACAGAGAAACTGGACCTGGAGCAGCTGAAGTCCATGACGTTAGATTCTCCGTATCGGAAAAAGACGGCGACCATCTTCACCCTCAAGCTGCACACAGAGAAGGTGCAGCTGAAG ATGGACAACCCTGACACAGGAGAGGTGTGGAGGGGTTACATCCTGACCGTTGCCAAA AAAGAGATTCCCAGtaagctgcagctgctgcctggCCAGATGTTGCTGCTTGAGGATGTCCTGGccgaggagaagaagagaaatccCCCAACACGTCCAGCCCTCCCACCCCGTCCATCTTTCCTTCGCCCagcctcctccccctcctccccctcctcccgcGCCCCCCCTCCTCCGCCCAAAGACAATCCTGACCACAGCGGCTCTGAGATGCCTCC GTGTTTCTTCAATGTGACTCGGAGGGAGGCGGAAGAGATGTTGGAGGCGAACCCAGAGTATGGAAGCATCATCCTCCGCCCATCCACCATGGTCAACAACTACGCCCTGACCCTCAGACACCTCACACCCAG TGGTCCTGTCATGAAGAACTTCAGGTTGACGTCCACAAACACAGGCTTTGTCATTGGACTGGAAACAGCA GTGACAGTCACCTCCTTGAATGATGTACTTCAATACTTCCTTGAGAAGACAGAATACCGTCTCCAACCTTACGCGGTGTCTGACATCTACGACATTCACATTG GGGCGTCACCTGCTCCAAAGCCTGTCAGCGTCAACTCACCGTCGGCCAAAACTCTACCCAAGGCACAAGTAGCACCCATGATGCGTGCGCAGACCAAAGAGGAGCTTCTGCCCCCTCCAACCACGCCAGAGGAGGGTGAATACGTGGTTCCTGAGGACCAAAGTCCGGATTACAAAAACCTGAAGCAAG TTGAGTTGGCAAGTGAAGAGGAGCTTCTGCCCCCTCCAACCACGCCAGAGGAGGGTGAATATGCGGTTCCTGATGACAAAAGCCCGAATTACAACAACCTAAAGCAAG TTGAGTTGGCAAATGAAGAGGAGCTTCTGCCCCCTCCAACCACGCCAGAGGAGGGTGAATATGCAGTTCCTGATGACCAAAGCCCGAATTACAACAACCTAAAGCAAG TTACGTTGGAAAGTGAGCTTCGGGAAGTTTTACAAATACGGCGGGCAAGCCTCTATGCTATGTCCAGCAAGGACAAAAGCAACATGAACAAGAATGAAACCACTGGAATATCCCACTGTGCTGTGCggtcaaattaa
- the LOC137189488 gene encoding signal-transducing adaptor protein 1-like isoform X2 codes for MSVHPRVVHKRRATITALPLYFSGPLLKKNNKEKDFKNYYGEIRGSTLFLYKDDTQDTYTEKLDLEQLKSMTLDSPYRKKTATIFTLKLHTEKVQLKMDNPDTGEVWRGYILTVAKKEIPSKLQLLPGQMLLLEDVLAEEKKRNPPTRPALPPRPSFLRPASSPSSPSSRAPPPPPKDNPDHSGSEMPPCFFNVTRREAEEMLEANPEYGSIILRPSTMVNNYALTLRHLTPSGPVMKNFRLTSTNTGFVIGLETAVTVTSLNDVLQYFLEKTEYRLQPYAVSDIYDIHIGASPAPKPVSVNSPSAKTLPKAQVAPMMRAQTKEELLPPPTTPEEGEYVVPEDQSPDYKNLKQVELASEEELLPPPTTPEEGEYAVPDDKSPNYNNLKQVTLESELREVLQIRRASLYAMSSKDKSNMNKNETTGISHCAVRSN; via the exons ATGTCTGTGCACCCCAGAGTTGTCCACAAGAGGAGAGCCACCATCACGGCTCTGCCTCTCTACTTCTCTGGACCCCTGttgaagaaaaataacaaagagAAG GATTTCAAGAACTACTATGGAGAGATCCGCGGATCCACACTGTTTCTGTACAAAGATGACACACAAGATACA TACACAGAGAAACTGGACCTGGAGCAGCTGAAGTCCATGACGTTAGATTCTCCGTATCGGAAAAAGACGGCGACCATCTTCACCCTCAAGCTGCACACAGAGAAGGTGCAGCTGAAG ATGGACAACCCTGACACAGGAGAGGTGTGGAGGGGTTACATCCTGACCGTTGCCAAA AAAGAGATTCCCAGtaagctgcagctgctgcctggCCAGATGTTGCTGCTTGAGGATGTCCTGGccgaggagaagaagagaaatccCCCAACACGTCCAGCCCTCCCACCCCGTCCATCTTTCCTTCGCCCagcctcctccccctcctccccctcctcccgcGCCCCCCCTCCTCCGCCCAAAGACAATCCTGACCACAGCGGCTCTGAGATGCCTCC GTGTTTCTTCAATGTGACTCGGAGGGAGGCGGAAGAGATGTTGGAGGCGAACCCAGAGTATGGAAGCATCATCCTCCGCCCATCCACCATGGTCAACAACTACGCCCTGACCCTCAGACACCTCACACCCAG TGGTCCTGTCATGAAGAACTTCAGGTTGACGTCCACAAACACAGGCTTTGTCATTGGACTGGAAACAGCA GTGACAGTCACCTCCTTGAATGATGTACTTCAATACTTCCTTGAGAAGACAGAATACCGTCTCCAACCTTACGCGGTGTCTGACATCTACGACATTCACATTG GGGCGTCACCTGCTCCAAAGCCTGTCAGCGTCAACTCACCGTCGGCCAAAACTCTACCCAAGGCACAAGTAGCACCCATGATGCGTGCGCAGACCAAAGAGGAGCTTCTGCCCCCTCCAACCACGCCAGAGGAGGGTGAATACGTGGTTCCTGAGGACCAAAGTCCGGATTACAAAAACCTGAAGCAAG TTGAGTTGGCAAGTGAAGAGGAGCTTCTGCCCCCTCCAACCACGCCAGAGGAGGGTGAATATGCGGTTCCTGATGACAAAAGCCCGAATTACAACAACCTAAAGCAAG TTACGTTGGAAAGTGAGCTTCGGGAAGTTTTACAAATACGGCGGGCAAGCCTCTATGCTATGTCCAGCAAGGACAAAAGCAACATGAACAAGAATGAAACCACTGGAATATCCCACTGTGCTGTGCggtcaaattaa
- the LOC137188775 gene encoding uncharacterized protein, which translates to MCSRCPDCCLNNLRDTGGGDDDEDDDDLCPLCQSSSSCDDFKHHRCLFHIISICRKYEHTAEGVFCPGVSQVQPPRQKWLLMICGLLFLLLFTFLMAAVSREEHDAQDYDADVVLPSKALWLLGSLLFWTIWLLLHLLQMFLRLIKVLLWFINIFASPLCHCLSFILSCVLLLLHYTCDAVFFATTSPVYIYGMLLSVGFSLLIFTR; encoded by the exons ATGTGCAGCCGCTGCCCAGACTGCTGTCTTAACAACCTGAgggacactggtggtggtgatgatgatgaggatgatgatgatctttGCCCACTGTGTCAATCATCCAGCAGCTGTGATGACTTTAAACACCACCGCTGTCTGTTTCACATCATTAGCATCTGCAGGAAATATGAGCACACAGCAGAGGGCGTTTTCTGTCCAGGTGTTTCACAG gttCAACCACCAAGACAAAAATGGCTGCTGATGATCTGTGGACTACTCTTCCTCTTGCTCTTCACTTTCCTCA TGGCAGCTGTTAGCAGGGAAGAACATGATGCTCAAGACTAT gatgCAGATGTTGTTCTTCCATCCAAAGCCTTGTGGTTGTTGGGCTCTCTGCTGTTCTGGACCATTTGGTTGCTCCTGCACCTCCTCCAGATGTTCCTCCGGTTGATCAAAGTTCTGCTGTGGTTCATCAACATCTTTGCGTCCCCGCTGTGTCACTGTTTGTCATTCATTCTGTCCTGTGTGCTGCTGCTTCTACATTACACGTGTGATGCTGTGTTTTTTGCAACCACCAGCCCCGTGTACATATATGGCATGCTTCTCAGTGTTGGCTTTTCACTGCTCATTTTCACCAGGTGA
- the LOC137189491 gene encoding paired box protein Pax-5-like: MEIHFGQVPLTVTHRHGGVNQLGGVFINGRPLPHAVRQRIVELAQRGVRPCEISRRLRVSHGCVSKILARYNETGSITPGAIGGSKPKVATPRVVQMILHLKHTNPTMFAWEIRDRLLLERVCGDNSVPSISSINRIIRSNVRSESCEIVSSASSVAMGTACSSESTYSISGILGIRKCCKHKEDGDVSCNVYHQQPCSCNDAWGRSDPCLTSISSLTFYPGLPANQNPDLLGSSCHYS; encoded by the exons atggaaATACACTTTGGACAGGTGCCGCTCACCGTTACGCACA GGCACGGCGGGGTGAACCAGCTCGGCGGAGTCTTCATTAACGGGCGTCCGTTACCGCACGCGGTGAGACAGCGCATCGTGGAACTCGCGCAACGGGGCGTGCGTCCCTGTGAGATCTCTCGCCGCCTGCGCGTCAGTCACGGCTGTGTCAGCAAAATACTTGCCAG GTACAATGAGACGGGGAGCATCACACCTGGGGCAATTGGAGGCTCTAAGCCTAAAGTGGCTACACCCAGGGTGGTGCAAATGATACTGCACCTGAAGCACACAAACCCCACCATGTTCGCCTGGGAGATACGGGACAGACTCCTGCTGGAGCGAGTGTGTGGCGACAACAGCGTGCCCAGCATCAGCTCTATCAACAG GATCATTAGAAGCAACGTCCGGTCAGAGTCTTGTGAAATTG TGTCATCGGCATCATCTGTTGCCATGGGAACAGCCTGTTCTTCTGAGTCCACCTATTCCATCAGTGGAATCCTGGGAATCAGAAAATGCTGCAAACATAAGGAAG acGGGGACGTCTCCTGCAACGTCTACCACCAGCAGCCATGTTCCTGTAATGACGCCTGGGGGCGGTCTGACCCCTGTCTGACTTCTATCTCCAGCCTGACCTTTTACCCCGGCCTGCCAGCTAATCAAAATCCAGACCTGTTAG GGTCTTCATGTCATTACAGCTGA
- the LOC137189493 gene encoding zinc finger CCHC domain-containing protein 7-like translates to MDFTKENEDDDGEEAGGEDERFFIEGSSCSESEEKIKFSHQKQHSSCKQATERSRGSSPPLLLAFSVTTGRLLQDSSPSSDLQEEEDSDQHIEDWMILGGGEQEGDSSIQLNLSYWSSISGDDSGDEDQNKKSVEDTWAVSEKDKCFADQSLLSRYFVRGRSLMCHICNRTGHQAKSCYIHKKCPTCILCGIQGHIQRDCPCRPCPSCGLPSHGLRPCENPPTWNQHCQRCGVTGHLSDACPDIWRQYHMTIRLEIPPGPWKVHSLKHKKRPVHCYNCSRRGHYGYECTKRRMVSGSSPSLPYVCHYDTMEDILQRRTRMLRRAKELVSAGSLLLSEQQHLSEPTGESGEENQPVQGRSKRNQEARSHGGRRKTWPERRRERQEVKRLRREAQARREGGLLVRSRGHSDDEACTADPLRSPLHGHGQSTPPPQKKKRKDEAGGRRSRKSREAERWKKRGGMKRGDLYPYVDLDSGSKNLLSPKQRVRHRRR, encoded by the exons ATGGACTTCACGAAAGAAAAcgaagatgatgatggtgaagaAGCCGGTGGCGAGGATGAGCGCTTCTTTATTGAGGGCTCCAGCTGTTcagaaagtgaagaaaagatCAAGTTTAGTCACCAgaagcagcacagcagctgtAAACAAGCCACTGAGCGGAGCAGGGGAAGCTCTCCCCCGCTCCTCCTGGCCTTCTCCGTCACAACTGGACGGCTGCTGCAGGACAGCAGCCCCAGCTCCGACttacaggaagaggaggacagtgACCAGCACATCGAGGACTGGATGATCctgggaggaggagagcaggagggagacTCAAGCATCCAGCTCAATCTGAGCTACTGGAGCAGCATCTCTGGCGATGACTCTGGAGATGAAG ATCAGAATAAAAAATCAGTTGAAGATACCTGGGCTGTATCGGAGAAAGACAAG TGTTTTGCTGATCAGTCTCTGCTCAGCCGCTACTTCGTGCGCGGCCGTTCCCTGATGTGTCACATCTGCAACAGGACGGGACACCAGGCCAAAAGCTGCTACATCCACAAG AAATGTCCCACCTGTATCCTTTGTGGGATCCAGGGCCACATCCAGAGGGACTGTCCGTGCCGCCCCTGCCCCAGCTGTGGACTGCCCTCACATGGCCTCAGGCCCTGTGAAAATCCCCCAACATGGAACCAACACTGCCAGCGCTGTGGGGTGACAGGACACCTCTCTGAT GCCTGCCCTGATATATGGAGACAGTATCACATGACA ATCCGGTTAGAGATTCCCCCCGGGCCATGGAAAGTCCACTCCCTCAAACATAAGAAACGCCCTGTTCATTGTTACAACTGCTCTAGGAGGGGACATTATGGCTAT GAGTGCACTAAAAGGAGGATGGTCAGTGGTTCGTCTCCCTCCCTGCCTTATGTTTGCCACTACGACACCATGGAAGACATCCTCCAACGTCGCACCAGGATGCTGAGGAGAGCTAAAG AGCTTGTGAGTGCTGGATCCCTGTTGCTCTCAGAGCAGCAGCATTTGTCCGAACCAACAGGGGAGAGCGGCGAGGAGAATCAGCCGGTACAGGGGAGGAGCAAAAGGAACCAGGAGGCACGGAGCCATGGCGGCAGGAGAAAGACTTGGCCTGAAAGgcgcagagagagacaggaggtgAAGAGGCTGAGGAGGGAGGCTCAGGCCAGACGTGAAGGAGGACTACTGGTGAGGTCCCGGGGTCACTCTGATGATGAAGCCTGCACTGCAGATCCCCTAAGGTCCCCCCTCCACGGTCATGGACAGTCCACACCCcctccacagaagaagaagaggaaggatgAGGCAGGTGGCAGAAGGAGCAGGaagagcagagaggcagagaggtggaagaagagaggagggatgaAACGTGGGGATTTATATCCCTATGTTGACCTCGACAGCGGTAGTAAAAACCTTCTTTCCCCAAAGCAGAGGGTACGCCACCGAAGAAGATaa